DNA sequence from the Armigeres subalbatus isolate Guangzhou_Male chromosome 1, GZ_Asu_2, whole genome shotgun sequence genome:
GACCCTCCCCCTCAGAAGCTGGGACTTAATGCAAAATGCCGAAATCTCAGCCTTTGGATACGAAGATTTGATCTGCAAAAATCTCTTAAGGgcaacccaacaaacaacggcAAGCTAtaaataagcatctaggttgaattattgtttatttgtgatcttcgTAGCTGCATAAAATGaatgctgaataattcgctagacagatttcatttcagcatttaatctaactaatattcgacatggcctatttatttgtttactacctttatttgaagtcgaactaacgttttcgtttcatcacatttcagatgatttttaaagttctctcttcgactatgatgtgatgctctgaaagggtggtcgaattgaatttgaatagtaagttaataagcaagcattagacatccttcttaaccgttgtccttcttagccattggatttcacatttatctgatctatcgcacagtggtaAAAAACATTATGCTTTTCAGTTTGAAagaaaatctggattctagatctggaaaatttgatttataggaaaataatgaattactttcaagacatgctttttatattcgtgatTTATGAAGCTGTCGGAACGAACAAAACTGCTGAAGCAatgaaaaaatcatgcattcatgcgcAACTAAACttactaaaagccggacataacgccgttgaataacgtcggaaaattattgaatctttgatgtttggaatcccaatattatcgcatggatgttgatgaaattggaataatcttagcatttaataatcatatcgcaaccgtttattttcataaattcataaatagcattggggacggattttattttatcgtttatcgacattatttttacgtgtttttcctagtgtgcgatggttatgactggctgaacaatggttgaaataaaaatcttgtacagttattaacaaactgtagtttgacagatcgacttattgaataaaagtccaattatgattcatattcagcaataagtttatttatgttatgcattgagtgagccatatctaacaaatcaaggatggcgcggatgacaacgttaccggcagatgatcaaatgacagcagttcgagacctgatttaggaaaatttaaaaatggttatatgaaaatagcaattgctttaaaatacgttcattggagATCTTAATGTTGTTACCTTCTAtgtgttattattttcgaagaattcacatgtagctgaattgaggcttagtaaaatgcttattaaaggtttaacgaattagttaataaagttgtttttcaaaatgagatattgtagttgtataacttcgccaaaattgtgtgaacaaagcgtgaacagaagttgtgataagaaatagtacagacataattcaacacagcgctgaattgaatcatcacactgatgttagttcaactagtgaatgtttgttgggaatcCTTACGGACTCCAAACCTGAATGCACGCGCATTTTCAAGGACACAATAtgcaatacggaagcaacgcacaactgtcatttttattatttcatgcatgctgcgatgcagcaaagctgaaataattaaaatgacagttgtgcgatgcttccgtattgagtggcgtgcccttgaaaacgcgagtacttttagttttggattccgtatTCACCTTAAAATAACATTGCATTGGGACACCCGAAGCCGAaggtaattcagaacttttgcCTAAGCTGCAGTTTGATTGAGACACGGTCAACACTAAACTAGTCAAACAGATTTTAGAAGAATTGACCATGATTTAAATAACGCATGCTGGTATGTCAGAAATGTGTTTTTCGAACGTGCAAACACTGCATAACGTTACAGGAAATTAGACTGCCCAAGAAGCAAACTAACAAGTTAACGAGCACATTTCTAACCTCCCGCTAGTACCCTTCAATGAACATCTCAGTAAGACACAAGTACCTAAATTTCATGAAAAACGTAGACTTTGTTGTTATGCCCTACTTCAACATTATTGAAGCAGGGTATAGCGAAGGAAATTTTAAATGCAATCAACCAATTAAGgagaatttcttttcaaatagTAATTGCAACAGATTCAAAGAACTGAAAACAAAGAATCAGCTGAAGATATCTTTGATTGATTCGGGTTAGCTGTGCCATTCACAGCAAACTGCACTAACACGCATGTATTCAAAGAATCGAATTCGAAAGATCTTAATTCAATtatgttgtacgagaaaggcaatttAGAAACTATTTGCTACAAGTTGGAGGATAAATCCAACACTCTTAAGCCAGGATGTCCTACCTGTTATGAGTGCAGATGCTCGAAACTTCATTGCTATAGCATATACAGCCCTTCGGGATATCTCTAGTAAGATTATCATTCTCAGATATTTGTCAGAACACTTTTGAAGCAGATGGTCCAGAGAACTCTTAATGGAGCTAAAAGTTCGCAGCGAATGGACAACAAAACCAGTGAAAGTAAGACATGGTTTTATTGTCTTGTTGAGGCAAGGGGGTATTCTGTCTAAAATAATCCCAACAGGTCTGCTTCCACATCATCCAAAGAACCACGTCCTGTACAGTCCACTTTTGAAAATTCTAACACTAAGATTTGAAAGAAAGTGCTTTTACAGGAGAGAGCAATGGTGATTTCTTTCATGCATGTTATTTAACATAATTTTGTAGGGAGTAATATGAACTgggattgacacgagttgtACGATTTTCACAATATCACATGCTTCTAAAGATcagcttatttatttttttcatgtttgttaGCTAATAGAATCGATGAATTTGTTCCTTGCTTTTGTTGCgagaatagataaaaaaaacacacaacaATGTATAAAGAACTTACAAAACATACCCTGCGTTGCTCGTGTTTGGTGTTAGATAGAATGATTATGAGAGCCAtgagacaaatgacctttaaaTGTACAAAATCAAGATTAAGGGAAAACTTACAAATCTAAAATCTATTCTTTAGGCACATTAGTTCGGTTCCATCACACGCTGAATTCAAGGGTGAATCAACGGTCCGTAGCTTGTTAGTAAATTTAGCTCACAGATAGAGGGAAACTCTTAATccaattaatttcaaaatataatgCAAAAACACCAAAAAGTCAACTTCTGCAAACCAATTTGACCCAGTTTTTCAGTGTCGCGTCGAAAGGAAATTACATAAGCCCATATCGTAAAACCATAAGCCGCCCAGGCCGGTACCGCTATAGATCACACCAGTGCAAAATCCGCTTTTTCAATTCGATTAGATCTAACCGACACGTACCGATTGCAAACACTGATCgctgctaaactcgttgaataTCAACGAGTTTTCAGCAGCTCAAGTGCACCCAAAAAACACCGTTCAATAACGAACGATGATCATCTTCAACCTGTAGATAGGCCGGCCTACGGTCGCAAATGCGAACATTTCACCAGAAGTCAAAAAAGAAACACAACGTATGACGTAGTCGTCCTTGAAAACGATCAGTTGGAAGCTTTCCTTCAGCAGTTTTTGCGCTCCTTTCGTGTATGGTCTCTATCCGTTCACCTGTCTGATACACTCGACAGTATCCATTGATGTCGGTTAGCAGCGACAGTTTATGCCGAAAAGAAACATGAAAATGTTCACAGCTTAAGCGTATTAAATCGTTTTAATTTCAGTATCTCACGGTAGAGCGCAAAAATTTTGATCGCGATCATTCTTTACCCGGCATTCGCTTTTGGTTAGCCAATGTGCGATAGGATTTATCCAATTTGTGATCTTGAACTTGACCATGGCCAGCTGCGCCACGTGCTGTTTGCGCTATCACGCGTAGCCTCCCGTTTACGTTGCTGGTTTTTGCTCGCAGCTAAATCCAACGCCTACTGTGGGTTCGCTGGAGCAACTGTGACGTCAGATATGCCTCAGAACCGGTAGTTTATGCATCAGCGAGTATAATCCGGCATATCGGTGACTAGGCCAGGCGGTAACCTAACCGGCTACATTGACTGACTGTCTGACTTCCATGTAACAATTCCAAACCAAATTTGCCATCATTGATCATCGTCGTTGGTTTCCATTTTCAAATGCCGGCTGTGTCGGCACACATATGTAGAATGAAGTAGCGCGTGAAACTGATTGTGCTCTCACTTTCGATATAAATCAATAAATCTAACCTagtattttttttgctatttacAGTTTTGACGGAACCATGGAAGCCACTTGAGGATGACGACAGTGGAGGGACAACCCTTCTCGATCACTATTTTGTACACCACTTCGATCATGAAGAACCAGACTCGGAACTGGCTGCATCATACGCTCTGCGGGCGCTGTCAATCAACTGTGAATGTGTAAAACTGCGCCACTGTCCAAAGATTTTGGAAATGCTAAGAACACCAAAGTCCAGTTATAGTAATTTTAATTCAAAGTTGAAGCGACTAACTTGTGGCTATAATACGGATCGGGAACCTAACATCTGCTGCCCTCTGGATGATACATGGCTATCAGACGATGTCGACGCACGACCACAAGCGGGACTTGGATTTGGGGATCAACGAAACTCGTTCGACGAACCAAACAACTTCAAGTATTTGAAAAACGATCGCAATCGGTTCGGATCCAGCAATCGGAACTCTGCCAGAAATAACTTCGTTACTTCATTCGAAGACCCAGAAACAATGAAAAACTGTCCACCGGTGATCTCTTCTGCAGACGAGTTTGACAGACCGACAACGAAAGTATATGTTGCTCCGGCTGTTCGTCGAAGACCTACGACGACAACCTCGACTACAACAATGACCCCTAGACGCCTAGTGCTTAGCGGCACTAGAACCGCAATTACGCCGATTACTAGTAATCCAATTATCGATCCAAATGCTTCCTTAGTGAGCCCCGTTTCACCACCGGTGATCAACGATGCGTTGTGTGGGTTGTCTGTCAACACTCGGATTATTGGTGGTGAAACGGAGATACCCGGACAGTTTCCCTGGATAGCACGGTTGGCGTATCGCAATCGAAGTATGGCAAATAGTGTTGATGGATGATTGAATAGTATTAGCCATTAATgactgtttttttctttctacagCTTCCGGTCGCATAACATATCGTTGCGCAGGTTCATTGATTACCAACCGACATGTGATCACTGTTGCCCATTGTGTGACAAACTTGATCGATGAGCTACAGTTGTGAGTAGTCAAACATTCCAAAAACTAATGTAGCAATAAACCGAAATCGAAATTGATTCTGTTGGTTATTTTCGataagaattttactactaagAGTGAAACAGAGAAGATAAGGTAATGAGGAAATAACCGAGGTGCAGTTATGAAATGAATGAAGCTGGAAATTAGCATTAAGACGATTGTGAGAATAagtattgttgaaatcgctgttgcTTTGCCTAACGTCTACCCAAGAGCGGTTTGGATTGCAATCTTATTTGAACAGCATTGTCATCAATGTCGTTTCTATTGCTTCATTACTTTATCTACTTCCATTCTTGTTGAAAGGGCCAATAAAATGAATTTAGATACAGTTTCGCGGTTATGAAAACCAATCCTAACTCATGGTAactaattgattttattttgtagaGTCAACGTACGATTGGGCGATCTTGAGTGCAATTCAGTAACGGACAACAGATGCAATTCACGCTTTCAGGATTTTGCGATCGAGCGCCTGATGCCGCATCAAAACTATGATACTCCAAAGTACGCTAACGATATTGCGGTGGTGAAGCTGCAGCAGGCAACTGAAATCTTCAACATTTTAAGTCCACTGTGCCTTCCGATGGACCAGTACTCCAGCTACGGCAGAAACCTAACGGGAAAAACGGGTATTATTGCCGGATGGGGATCTACCAGCAACCGTAATTAAACGATAAATTTTCCAATATTAGCACCTGTTCTAACTCATGACTTTGTTTTAGGAAGCAACTCCCCAAGCCCGACCCTACAGTGGCTCCGTCTTCCGATCGTTGACACGGCGCAGTGCGCCACATCATATGCTCGTTACAGCGTCAACTCCCGCAACCCGATCATCGTTTCGGGTAGCCAAATGTGCGTCCAGGGGCAGGAGAACATGGACGCCTGCCAGGGCGACTCGGGCGGCCCTCTTATGAATGAAGCCATTTCCAGCCGGGATCGCTTCGTGTTGCTCGGTCTAGTCTCGTTCGGGCCTCGTACCTGCGGAGTGTCAAACTTCCCCGGAGTTTACACCCGGATCTCTTCCTACATCGATTGGATTCAGCGACAGGTTGAGCTGTAGTGATGGTGGCCGTCGTGGCCTATTAGTCGTTTAAGATTAGGAACCATCTTGTAAATAGCACGCTTCTTGTGAAATTCGAACTAAACTTTATCAAAGAAATGCCAATGTAAAGATAGAGAAAGGtttataataaaaagaaaactgaTTATATTGTaatgattttgagttttttgatCACAGGCCTATCGTGATTTCTTAATAGGGGGactgacggctttggcaggttttgttctattattggaagggttttttttatgactgattatgctcaaatttggcccaaacatgctttgcatatcaaagaatattgtggccaaatgtcataaaattcggtcgacaaaaacccccctgccaataatagaacaaaacctgccaaagccgtctgttcccctactaACTAGACGAATAATGGGGCGTATAATAAAAGCTTTGacgcatttaattccaccacgttgtaagtCTTATAGActcgtatttcgacttcaactgtaaggccatcttcagtgtctcgtacttcacTCGTACTAGTCGAATCAAATACGAGATGcggaagacggccttacagttaaggtcgaaatacgtatctgtaaagatcaCAACATGGTGGTGCTAAATGAAATAgtaataaactcgtcttatgacaggtgaagacattccactaaataaGTTTAATTATTTTCCTAACAATTAATTATAATCGTAATATGCCGTCCCCAAGGCAgttcatgccgaggtggtggtgcaTGGCTGGCATGGAAAAGTTGTTTGAAGTGCTCGAAACAGCGTTTCAGgtggtcagttgggtcgataAGTATCTGACCagtcgcgtctttcacaggaaTGTCCCCGGTCGCTGCGGCATTCCCTCCTTCGTCGATATGAGCGTTACATCATCTCCAGAGTATCGTTGAAGCGCTTTTGTTCCCCTATTGGCTtcttttcgctcctctatcttgcTGGTGCTAATCAAGGCGTTCTTGATGGCATTCCATAATTATTCTACGCTGCCTGAtcccggaatatctgcagcacgagtCTTCAGTTCATCTTTCAGTCGGAGTATGTTGACCCGTCGTCCAGCTCTCTCCTCCTGCTGATGCTCAATGCACAGGCGTTTTTATTGAttatcagacgcgatatcggaaCTACATATTTCGTACATCAAGATAGCTTCGTTTCCATTTTGGGTTTACGCAATAGAGGtagtaaactatagaggacgattgtcgctgcggttccctttgttatcgttcccaaacatgttgggtacctatctgtcaaaacgtactgatttttccttcgttgac
Encoded proteins:
- the LOC134221946 gene encoding CLIP domain-containing serine protease B9; amino-acid sequence: MVQKQMLVFSVAVAIMVIYPNNVLTEPWKPLEDDDSGGTTLLDHYFVHHFDHEEPDSELAASYALRALSINCECVKLRHCPKILEMLRTPKSSYSNFNSKLKRLTCGYNTDREPNICCPLDDTWLSDDVDARPQAGLGFGDQRNSFDEPNNFKYLKNDRNRFGSSNRNSARNNFVTSFEDPETMKNCPPVISSADEFDRPTTKVYVAPAVRRRPTTTTSTTTMTPRRLVLSGTRTAITPITSNPIIDPNASLVSPVSPPVINDALCGLSVNTRIIGGETEIPGQFPWIARLAYRNRTSGRITYRCAGSLITNRHVITVAHCVTNLIDELQLVNVRLGDLECNSVTDNRCNSRFQDFAIERLMPHQNYDTPKYANDIAVVKLQQATEIFNILSPLCLPMDQYSSYGRNLTGKTGIIAGWGSTSNRSNSPSPTLQWLRLPIVDTAQCATSYARYSVNSRNPIIVSGSQMCVQGQENMDACQGDSGGPLMNEAISSRDRFVLLGLVSFGPRTCGVSNFPGVYTRISSYIDWIQRQVEL